One Manihot esculenta cultivar AM560-2 chromosome 18, M.esculenta_v8, whole genome shotgun sequence genomic window carries:
- the LOC110606648 gene encoding eukaryotic translation initiation factor 2D isoform X2, which translates to MYLVLKAAFLCFLMLMGEALKFFPQGGEVSRFVIGGADLMFPGINIPDEGLPSFSSGETWAVKVPGNAAPIAVGSTTMSSTEAKKAGFRGKALRITHYYRDLLWESVEGHYVPNAGFFEDVVFEDPAFAASVHVSDECHATSDAPCEQQNEVESKEIGESADTNDVISEPHSSLIAEVDSKNDIIEQVTEDASNLKVTENAVADESTTEEQYTLSTADVDAYLDKCLLQALHTTVKDKDLPMPGSTLWSNHVLPCRPSGMMLDIKKSSHKKLSKWLQSKSSAGLIAVKEDKFKKETVLVSVNRSHPDFLSFKPEKRQEQKVDQAVDQATNESRQKKMLEVVEIYKPSVHVNPIFASVGADTGKLYSASEASDIVFKYIEKENLVKPTNKAFVVLDPPLCDALFKGTVKKGSTYPTEIHKKDLGLTFVSRMQAHYVVSRGSESVVRKGSLKTIQIVTERRQGNKKVTKVSGVETFLMDAEALASELQKKFACSTSVQELPGKKGQEVLIQGGVIDDVARHLVEQYGVPKRYIEVLDKTRK; encoded by the exons GGTGGTGAGGTCTCTAGGTTTGTCATTGGAGGGGCGGATTTGATGTTCCCTGGTATTAACATACCCGACGAAGGCCTACCCTCTTTTTCATCTGGGGAAACATGGGCAGTAAAAGTTCCTGGCAATGCAGCACCTATTGCA GTTGGATCTACCACTATGAGCAGCACTGAAGCCAAAAAAGCTGGATTTCGTGGGAAGGCCTTAAGGATAACTCACTATTACCGAGACTTGCTTTG GGAGTCGGTTGAGGGCCATTATGTGCCAAATGCAGGTTTCTTTGAAGATGTTGTCTTTGAGGATCCTGCTTTCGCAGCATCGGTTCATGTCTCTGATGAGTGTCATGCTACTAGTGATGCTCCATGTGAGCAGCAGAATGAGGTTGAGAGCAAAGAAATTGGGGAATCTGCTGATACAAATGATGTTATATCAGAACCTCATTCCTCTTTAATTGCAGAAGTTGATTCTAAAAATGATATTATAGAACAAGTCACTGAAGATGCAAGTAATTTGAAAGTAACAGAAAATGCTGTGGCTGATGAATCAACTACTGAGGAGCAGTACACATTGTCAACTGCAGATGTGGATGCTTATTTGGATAAATGCCTGTTGCAAGCCCTGCATACAACTGTTAAGGACAAAGATCTTCCAATGCCCGGTAGCACTTTATG GTCCAACCATGTTTTACCTTGTAGGCCATCTGGTATGATGCTAGATATCAAGAAGTCATCCCACAAGAAATTATCTAAGTGGCTACAATCCAAATCATCTGCAGGATTG ATCGCAGTAAAGGAAGACAAATTTAAAAAGGAGACTGTCCTAGTTTCTGTTAATCGCAGTCACCCAGATTTCTTGTCCTTCAAGCCAGAGAAGAGGCAGGAACAAAAGGTTGATCAGGCTGTTGACCAAGCTACTAATGAAAGTCGTCAAAAGAAAATGCTTGAAGTGGTAGAAATATACAAACCAAGTGTTCATGTCAATCCCATTTTTGCTTCTGTTGGTGCAGATACTGGGAAACTTTATAGTGCTTCAGAAGCTTCTGATATTGTCTTCAAGTATATTGAGAAAGAAAATCTAGTTAAGCCAACCAATAAGGCCTTTGTAGTTCTAGATCCACCACTATGTGATGCTTTGTTCAAGGGAACAGTTAAGAAAGGATCGACGTACCCTACAGAGATTCACAAGAAAGATCTGGGATTGACATTTGTAAGCCGGATGCAAGCCCATTATGTTGTGTCCAGGGGAAGTGAATCAGTTGTTCGTAAAGGTTCACTGAAGACCATTCAAATTGTAACAGAAAGGCGACAGGGTAACAAGAAGGTGACAAAAGTCTCAGGTGTAGAAACATTTTTGATGGATGCTGAAGCATTGGCATCAGAGCTGCAGAAAAAATTTGCCTGCAGTACATCCGTGCAAGAGCTACCAG GCAAGAAGGGGCAGGAGGTTCTCATTCAAGGTGGTGTGATTGATGATGTAGCACGGCATCTGGTTGAACAATATGGGGTTCCAAAGAGATATATTGAGGTTCTTGATAAAACCAGGAAATGA